Part of the Aquimarina sp. TRL1 genome, GGTGTTCAGGATAAGCAGTATCGCACTTGGAATTTAATAAACAGATCCAGTATAACAGTTGTGGGAGACTCCAGATTATTGAGTCAAACAGCCAGAAGAGCATTGGGGTATGCTGTCGATAACTATAACAGATTGAATCTGAGTTTTCGTATCAACCTTCGCTTTGATACACGAAGAGGAAATGGAGATATTTTTGTGACGATTAATGATAACCTGGGAAGTGGATCCAGAGGACAGGCAGGGTTTCCTAGTTTTGGACGACCTTATAACTTAGTATGGATTAATCAATTTGCAAATCACAGACAGAGTGATCAGCAATTAGAACATTTATTAGCCCACGAAATAGGTCATTGTGTAGGTTTGAGACATACAGACTGGAATACCAGAAAATCATGTGGAGAGAATAGTAACGAAGGAACATTCGGAGTAGGAGTTGTTCATATTCCAGGAACACCTTATGCAGGAAGAGATAATGCTTCTATTATGAATGCATGTTACCCGAATGGAACTGATGGAGAGTGGAGTTATTATGATAGAGTAGCACTAAACTATTTATATTAATTAAAGAATAAGTAAACCTAACCATTTATTTATGCTAGTAAGATTGTAATACACCTATTTTAAATTTGTGGGGAAACTGATTTTCGAGAAGGAATTAAGTGATTATCAGATTGAGAATATCCCTCTTGGAGGATAATTAATTAATGATACGGTTTCCGGTAAAGTAAAATTTTATCAACTGACAGTATTACAATTTAATAACGGTACAAACCAGTTTGGAGATTTTATATCTTCTGACTGGTTTGTTTTTTTATATGGATAAAATTAAATCTTCATTGTGTATTATAGTATTTTTATCCTATTTTGATACGCACCATGGTCGAAAGAATTAACAATAAGGATATAATTCCGACAATGGTGGTGAATATTCCTGTTTTCCTGGATTTAACCCAGCCTGCTAATGATATAATTGTTAATAAGGATACCAACCCGATTATTAGACTAAGAACCCCGGTGATTCTGGGAATTACAAAATCATCCATAGCGACTTGATTTATGTACCCTCCGGGAGTGGTGATCATTGAGATCTGTGTCATAGCAAATACCGAAACAAGAAAACTTCCCGAGGCAATGGTTGCCAACCGTACAAGGAGATTTATCATTTTCCCTTTTTTATCAGAGACTAATAATCCCGCTACGATTGTCATAGAAAAACCACTGAGCAAGGAGCTGATTAATAGTGTCTGATTCGCTAATGTATTC contains:
- a CDS encoding M57 family metalloprotease, with amino-acid sequence MKRINFLTSIAVISMLLVFTSCEKESFENENVALSEEVSKELLNKLIELNFNPNGVEKMKITEEDGTSKIVYLIEGDIMMTEEEIMRMNIYGGVQDKQYRTWNLINRSSITVVGDSRLLSQTARRALGYAVDNYNRLNLSFRINLRFDTRRGNGDIFVTINDNLGSGSRGQAGFPSFGRPYNLVWINQFANHRQSDQQLEHLLAHEIGHCVGLRHTDWNTRKSCGENSNEGTFGVGVVHIPGTPYAGRDNASIMNACYPNGTDGEWSYYDRVALNYLY